The DNA window AGGCCGACATCCTCGGCGTCCCGGTCAGCCGCCCCGTGGTCGCCGAGACCACCGCGCTGGGCGCCGCCTACGCGGCCGGCCTGGCCACCGGCTTCTGGCGGGACACCGACGAGCTGCGCGAGCACTGGCACGAGTCCAAACGCTGGGAGCCCCGGTGGAGCGAGCAGCGCCGGGCCGAGGGGTACGCGGGGTGGAAGAAGGCCGTGCAGCGCACCCTCGACTGGGTCGAGGTGGAGTGAGCCAGGCGGACCGCACGCCGTCCGCGCACAACCGCACGACGAGGAGCTGACCCATGGTGAAGCCGGTGGCACTCTCGCCCCAGTCCCGCGCCGAAGCGCTCTACCGCCTCGGCGATCAGGAACTCGACATCCTCGTGGTGGGCGGCGGCGTGGTCGGCGCCGGAGCCGCCCTCGACGCCGCCACCCGGGGCCTCTCCGTCGGCCTGGTCGAGGCCCGCGACTGGGCCTCCGGCACCTCCAGCCGCTCCAGCAAGCTGATCCACGGCGGGCTGCGCTACCTGGAGATGCTGGACTTCCGGCTGGTCGCCGAGGCCCTGCGGGAGCGCGGCCTGCTGCTCCAGCGGATCGCCCCCCACCTGGTCCGCCCCGTGCCGTTCCTCTACCCGCTCCAGCACCGCGTCTGGGAACGCCCCTACGTCGGCTCCGGCGTGCTGCTGTACGACACCATGGGCATCACCTCCGGCAATGCCCGGGGCCTGCCCCGCCACCGCCACCTCACCCGCCGGGGCGCCCTGCGGGAGGCCCCCGCGCTCCGTACCGACGCGCTGGTCGGCGCCGTCCAGTACTGGGACGCCCAGGTCGACGACGCCCGGCACACCATGACCACCGCCCGCACCGCCGCCGCGTACGGCGCGCTGGTCGCCAACCGCACCCGGGTCACCCGCTTCCTGCGCCAGGGCGAACGCGTCGTCGGCGCCGCCGTCACCGACCTGGAGACCGGGACCGAGACGGAGGTGCGCGCCCGGCAGGTGATCAACGCCACCGGCGTCTGGACCGACGACACCCAGGCGATGGCCGGCACCCGGGGCCAGTTCCATGTACGGGCCTCCAAGGGCGTCCACCTGCTGGTGCCCCGCGACCGCATCAACTCCCGCACCGGGCTGATCCTGCGGACCGAGAAATCCGTGCTCTTCGTCATCCCCTGGGGCCGCCACTGGATCGTCGGCACCACCGACACCGACTGGGACCTCGACAAGTTCCACCCCGCCGCCAGCGCCCGGGACATCGAGTACCTGCTGGACCACGTCAACCAGGTCCTGGTCACCCCGCTCCTCCCGGAGGACGTCGAAGGCGTCTACGCCGGCCTGCGCCCGCTGCTCTCCGGCGAGGCCGCCGACACCAGCAAGCTCTCCCGGGAACACCTGGTCGCCCACCCCGTGCCCGGCCTGGTCGTGGTCGCCGGCGGCAAATACACCACCTACCGGGTGATGGCCAAGGACGCTGTGGACGAGGCCGTACGCGCCCTCGACGAGAAGGTGCCCGGGTGCACCACCGACACCGTGCCGCTGCTCGGCGCCGACGGCTTCCAGGCCATCTGGAACGCCCGCCACACCCTCGCCCGCCGCTCCGGTCTGCATGTCGCCCGGGTGGAGCACCTGCTGCGCCGCTACGGCTCCCTGGTCAACGAGGTGCTCGACCTGGTCGCCGCCGACCCCTCCCTCGGCGAACCGCTGCCCAGCTCCGACGACTACCTGCGCGCCGAGGCCGTCTACGCGGTCACCCATGAGGGCGCCCGGCACCTGGACGACGTGCTCGCCCGCCGCACCCGGATCTCCATCGAGTCCTGGGACCGGGGCGTGGACGCCGCCCGCACCGTCGCCGGGCTGATGGCCGAACCCCTCGGCTGGGGCGAGGACCAGGTGGAGCGGGAGATCGACCACTACCTCAAGCGGGTGGAGGCCGAACGGCAGGCCCAGGAGCAGCCCGACGACCACACGGCGGACGCCGTACGCCTCGGCGCACCCGAGATCGTCCCACCGGCCTGACCCGGCCCATCGCCCGCCTACTGCCCGCCCCCACGCCCATTGCCCGCCCGCCCTCGCCCGCCCCCGCCCTACTGCCCGCCTACTGCCCGTCCGCCCCCGCTCAACTGCCCGCCTACTGCCCGTCCGCCCCCGCTCAACTGCCCGCCTACTGCCCGC is part of the Peterkaempfera bronchialis genome and encodes:
- a CDS encoding glycerol-3-phosphate dehydrogenase/oxidase; the encoded protein is MVKPVALSPQSRAEALYRLGDQELDILVVGGGVVGAGAALDAATRGLSVGLVEARDWASGTSSRSSKLIHGGLRYLEMLDFRLVAEALRERGLLLQRIAPHLVRPVPFLYPLQHRVWERPYVGSGVLLYDTMGITSGNARGLPRHRHLTRRGALREAPALRTDALVGAVQYWDAQVDDARHTMTTARTAAAYGALVANRTRVTRFLRQGERVVGAAVTDLETGTETEVRARQVINATGVWTDDTQAMAGTRGQFHVRASKGVHLLVPRDRINSRTGLILRTEKSVLFVIPWGRHWIVGTTDTDWDLDKFHPAASARDIEYLLDHVNQVLVTPLLPEDVEGVYAGLRPLLSGEAADTSKLSREHLVAHPVPGLVVVAGGKYTTYRVMAKDAVDEAVRALDEKVPGCTTDTVPLLGADGFQAIWNARHTLARRSGLHVARVEHLLRRYGSLVNEVLDLVAADPSLGEPLPSSDDYLRAEAVYAVTHEGARHLDDVLARRTRISIESWDRGVDAARTVAGLMAEPLGWGEDQVEREIDHYLKRVEAERQAQEQPDDHTADAVRLGAPEIVPPA